The following proteins are encoded in a genomic region of Ictalurus furcatus strain D&B chromosome 6, Billie_1.0, whole genome shotgun sequence:
- the dcaf17 gene encoding LOW QUALITY PROTEIN: DDB1- and CUL4-associated factor 17 (The sequence of the model RefSeq protein was modified relative to this genomic sequence to represent the inferred CDS: deleted 1 base in 1 codon) has product MDLNSVNGLYILLHVFGAVSCRAPSIGKSANKQLLRAARLQDGAEFTKVWTKSSKSIISYESGRIYFENYRCSYTSLTPQPQLLYEMPKRSKAEKIEDSLLCQCPIDKALPWALEQKPSLLALTANNWLYHLSADTGQTLHRVYLSSHFKFRSLGWDVSQETFYVKTIQHKQTPLARQAGVENNVLMHLAIFKVFPLDVIGLLEINKKVFGKSVVDVLLSQGVLAVSHSSKCVKLYSFEYIVKKFRTKKLVLGQECDLYGARGIVGDTPYGIPINIHIKECPPALFEMSYLDNGIQIGGHPWHYIYTPNHKRHRGTHHICSIRDGALAKNGVQDMKCDSLEADWIFFHPDDSGRIIHAGPSTINVLKIKAEKEFHSEYEVVRDFSIMASRENSASSQVTVTSSGRTVKKRIQQLEDDPEQETFKMVKYEDELDLLAIVDVSHTEDAGQASVRLHHNKSGALLKKIALQEPWDVTYSHEVYFDRDTIIHIEQERNNGYCCHVYKINEGRTDDPVNT; this is encoded by the exons GCCCTCTATCGGGAAGAGCGCGAATAAACAACTCCTGCGTGCTGCTAGGCTTCAG GACGGTGCAGAATTTACAAAGGTGTGGACCAAATCCTCCAAATCCATCATCTCGTATGAAAGTGGAAGGATATATTTTGAGAATTACAGGTGCTCCTACACCAG CCTAACACCTCAACCACAGCTGTTGTATGAGATGCCAAAGCGATCCAAAGCTGAGAAGATTGAGGATTCCTTATTGTGCCAGTGTCCAATT GATAAAGCGCTCCCATGGGCCTTGGAGCAGAAACCCAGCCTTCTAGCCCTAACAGCTAATAACTGGTTGTATCACCTCTCAGCCGATACAGGACAAACACTGCACAGAGTTTACCTCTCATCTCATTTCAAGTTCAG ATCGCTGGGATGGGATGTCTCTCAGGAAACATTTTATGTCAAAACAATTCAGCATAAACAGACACCACTAGCACGACAG gcTGGTGTTGAGAACAACGTCCTCATGCATTTAGCCATATTCAAAGTCTTTCCTCTTGATGTTATTGGACTGCTGGAGATCAACAAAAAA GTCTTTGGTAAATCCGTTGTTGATGTTCTCCTGTCTCAAGGAGTGTTGGCTGTGTCACACAGCTCAAAATGTGTAAAGCTTTACAGCTTTGAATACATTGTGAAAAAG TTCAGGACCAAGAAGTTGGTACTGGGGCAGGAGTGTGATTTGTATGGTGCTAGGGGAATAGTGGGAGACACTCCCTACGGCATTCCAATCAACATTCACATTAAGG AGTGTCCTCCTGCACTGTTCGAGATGTCATACTTGGATAATGGGATCCAGATTGGAGGCCACCCATGGCATTACATCTACACACCTAACCATAAGAGACACAGAGGGACACACCACATCTGCTCAATCAGAGATGGTGCCTTG GCTAAGAATGGTGTGCAGGATATGAAGTGTGACTCACTGGAGGCAGATTGGATCTTCTTCCACCCGGATGACTCGGGCAGGATCATCCATGCTGGGCCCAGTACCATAAA TGTTCTGAAAATCAAAGcagaaaaagaatttcattcaGAGTATGAGGTGGTCCGTGACTTCTCTATTATGGCATCCCGAGAAAATAGC GCCTCCTCCCAAGTGACAGTGACCTCCTCTGGACGAacagtgaagaaaagaattcagCAGCTGGAAGATGATCCTGAGCAGGAG ACATTTAAGATGGTTAAATATGAAGACGAGCTGGACCTGCTAGCCATTGTGGATGTCAGTCACACAGAAGATGCGGGACAAGCCAGTGTTCGCCTCCACCACAATAAAAGTGGAgcattactgaaaaaaattgcCCTTCAGGAACCATGGGATGTG ACCTACAGTCATGAAGTCTACTTCGACAGGGACACGATTATTCACATTGAACAAGAGAGGAACAACGGCTACTGCTGCCATGTTTACAAGATA AACGAAGGACGAACTGATGACCCTGTGAACACGTGA
- the LOC128608868 gene encoding plasma membrane ascorbate-dependent reductase CYBRD1 produces the protein MENHRPFLVLLFFAFALGFIAVVFVLRWVLHFREGLAWDGGAKEFNWHPLLAVTGFIFLQGIAIVVYRLPWTWKCSKLMMKFIHAGLNVLAFILAVISLVAVFDFHNVQNIPNMYSLHSWVGLAAVILFSLQIVLGVCIFLLPVSPGYVRAAFMPIHVFSGLFIFTTVIATALMGITEKLIFGLKDPKYKDSPPEATFVNVLGLLITVFGALILWIATRASWKRPSEQLLHTLHSNEPASVGTKTDTAISERPDPEPNSEARRRNGKPEE, from the exons ATGGAGAACCACAGGCCATTCCTTGTGTTGCTGTTCTTCGCCTTTGCACTCGGTTTTATCGCGGTTGTGTTCGTCCTGAGATGGGTTTTACATTTCAGAGAGGGTTTAGCCTGGGATGGAGGAGCTAAAGAATTCAACTGGCATCCTCTTTTGGCTGTGACtggttttattttccttcaaGGAATCG CAATTGTTGTGTACAGACTTCCATGGACTTGGAAGTGCAGTAAGTTGATGATGAAGTTCATTCATGCTGGCCTGAATGTGCTGGCCTTCATCCTGGCTGTCATTTCTCTGGTAGCAGTGTTTGACTTCCACAACGTGCAGAATATCCCCAATATGTACAGCTTGCATAGCTGGGTGGGATTAGCCGCAGTCATTCTCTTCTCACTGCAG ATTGTGCTAGGAGTTTGCATCTTCCTCCTGCCTGTAAGCCCAGGATATGTGCGAGCTGCATTTATGCCTATACATGTATTTAGTGGTCTGTTCATCTTTACCACTGTGATTGCTACTGCACTCATGGGCATCACTGAAAAGCTCATATTTGGCCT GAAAGATCCAAAATACAAAGATTCTCCTCCAGAGGCCACATTTGTTAATGTGCTTGGATTGCTGATAACTGTGTTTGGGGCACTCATACTGTGGATCGCCACTCGGGCCTCCTGGAAGAGACCAAGTGAGCAGCTCCTGCACACCCTGCACAGCAACGAACCAGCATCAGTTGGCACCAAAACAGACACAGCAATATCTGAGAGACCTGACCCAGAGCCTAACAGTGAGGCCCGCAGAAGAAATGGCAAACCAGAGGAGTAA